From one Solanum lycopersicum chromosome 12, SLM_r2.1 genomic stretch:
- the SR3L gene encoding calmodulin-binding transcription factor SR3L isoform X2, with the protein MLRNFRRDGYNWKKKKDGKTVKEAHEHLKVGNDERIHVYYAHGEDNTTFVRRCYWLLDKTLEHVVLVHYRETQEVSSNSTVAQGSPAAPVSSGSALSDPADLSASWVLSGELDSAVDQQYSASRHAHLEPNRDMTVQNHEQRLLEINTLEWDDLLAPGDPNKMVATQQAVGKTAYVQHTSYEQRNLCELNGYSFDGGVSSSLERISTFNNSNEITFQTVDGQMTSSFEKNESGVMTVSTGDSLDSLNQDRLQTQDSFGRWMNYLIKDSPESIDDPTPESSVSTGQSYAREQIFNITEILPAWAPSTEETKICVIGQFHGEQSHLESSSLRCVCGDACFPAEVLQPGVYRCIVSPQTPGLVNIYLSFDGNKPISQVMSFEFRAPSVHVWTEPPENKSDWDEFRNQMRLAHLLFSTSKSLNILSSKIHQDLLKDAKKFAGKCSHIIDDWACLIKSIEDKKVSVPHAKDCLFELSLKTRLQEWLLERVVEGCKISEHDEQGQGVIHLCAILGYTWAVYPFSWSGLSLDYRDKYGWTALHWAAYYGREKMVATLLSAGAKPNLVTDPTSENLGGCTASDLASKNGHEGLGAYLAEKALVAQFKDMTLAGNISGSLQTTTESINPGNFTEEELNLKDSLTAYRTAADAAARIQAAFRERALKVRTKAVESSNPEMEARNIIAAMKIQHAFRNYEMQKQLAAAARIQYRFRTWKMRKEFLHMRRQAIKIQAVFRGFQVRRQYRKIIWSVGVLEKALFRWRLKRKGLRGLKLQSTQVTKPDDVEEDFFQASRKQAEERIERSVVRVQAMFRSKQAQEQYRRMKLEHDKATLEYEGTLNPDTEMD; encoded by the exons ATGCTCAGAAATTTCCGGAGAGATGGATATAactggaagaagaagaaggatgggaaaACTGTCAAAGAAGCTCATGAACACTTAAAA GTTGGTAATGATGAACGAATACACGTATACTATGCACATGGAGAAGATAACACAACCTTTGTTAGAAGATGCTACTGGCTGCTTGACAA GACTCTCGAACACGTAGTCCTTGTCCATTATCGTGAAACTCAAGAG GTTTCTTCCAACAGTACAGTTGCACAGGGTTCTCCAGCTGCCCCAGTTAGTTCTGGTTCGGCATTGTCTGATCCTGCTGATCTGTCTGCTTCTTGGGTTTTATCAGGAGAACTTGATTCAGCTGTTGATCAGCAATATTCCGCTAGCCGACATGCACATTTAG AACCTAACAGGGATATGACCGTCCAAAATCATGAACAGAGGCTACTCGAGATTAACACACTTGAATGGGATGATCTGTTGGCACCTGGTGATCCCAACAAGATGGTTGCTACCCAGCAAG CAGTAGGTAAAACTGCATATGTACAGCACACGTCATATGAGCAACGCAATCTATGTGAATTAAATGGTTACAGCTTCGAT GGTGGTGTCTCCTCTTCTCTTGAGAGAATTTCTACATTCAACAATTCAAATGAGATCACCTTCCAGACAGTGGATGGTCAAATGACTTCAAGTTTTGAGAAGAATGAGTCCGGAGTAATGACAGTGAGCACAGGCGATTCCTTGGATAGTCTGAACCAGGATAGACTTCAAACTCAGGATAGCTTTGGAAGGTGGATGAACTACCTTATCAAGGATTCTCCAGAATCCATAGACGATCCAACTCCCGAATCTTCAGTGTCAACAGGTCAATCATATGCAAGGGAGCAGATATTCAACATAACAGAAATATTGCCTGCGTGGGCTCCTTCAACTGAAGAAACAAAG ATCTGTGTCATTGGGCAATTTCATGGAGAACAATCACATCTAGAAAGTTCTAGCTTGCGTTGTGTTTGTGGAGATGCTTGTTTTCCTGCAGAAGTTCTGCAACCTGGGGTATATCGTTGCATAGTTTCTCCTCAAACCCCTGGACTGGTAAACATTTATTTAAGTTTCGATGGTAATAAACCTATTAGTCAAGTCATGAGCTTTGAGTTTCGAGCTCCTTCAGTACATGTTTGGACAGAACCCCCGGAGAATAAATCTGATTGGGATGAATTTAGAAATCAAATGAGGCTTGCTCATCTGCTGTTCTCTACATCTAAGAGCCTTAATATCCTATCCAGTAAAATACATCAAGATTTGCTGAAAGATGCAAAAAAATTTGCTGGAAAATGTTCTCACATCATTGATGATTGGGCCTGTCTGATCAAATCAATTGAAGACAAGAAAGTCTCTGTCCCACATGCAAAAGACTGCTTGTTTGAGCTCTCTTTGAAAACCAGACTACAGGAATGGCTGTTGGAAAGAGTTGTCGAAGGATGTAAAATCTCAGAACATGACGAGCAAGGTCAAGGAGTGATCCATTTGTGTGCTATCCTAGGCTACACTTGGGCTGTATATCCGTTTTCCTGGTCCGGTTTGTCATTGGATTATCGAGACAAATATGGATGGACAGCTCTCCATTGGGCTGCTTATTATGGAAG GGAAAAAATGGTTGCAACTCTTTTATCTGCTGGAGCAAAACCAAATTTGGTCACAGATCCCACTTCAGAAAACCTTGGTGGATGTACTGCTTCCGATCTTGCATCCAAAAATGGTCATGAGGGTTTGGGGGCTTATCTCGCTGAGAAGGCGTTAGTTGCACAATTTAAGGATATGACATTAGCAGGAAATATCAGTGGTTCACTCCAGACGACTACTGAATCAATAAACCCCGGGAATTTCACAGAGGAAGAGCTAAATCTgaaagatagtttaacagcttaTCGTACAGCTGCAGATGCAGCTGCCCGTATCCAGGCTGCATTCAGGGAGCGTGCTCTGAAAGTGCGGACAAAAGCAGTCGAGTCTTCAAATCCAGAAATGGAAGCACGTAATATAATTGCAGCAATGAAGATTCAGCATGCTTTCCGCAACTATGAGATGCAGAAACAGCTGGCAGCTGCTGCACGAATACAGTATAGGTTTCGAACTTGGAAGATGAGGAAAGAGTTTCTTCACATGCGCCGTCAGGCCATCAAAATTCAA GCTGTGTTCCGGGGTTTCCAAGTCCGAAGACAGTACCGGAAGATAATTTGGTCAGTAGGAGTGCTTGAAAAGGCATTATTTCGATGGCGTTTGAAGAGGAAAGGTCTCCGCGGGCTTAAACTCCAGTCTACTCAAGTAACCAAACCAGATGATGTGGAGGAGGATTTCTTTCAAGCCAGTAGGAAACAAGCTGAAGAGCGTATTGAAAGATCTGTTGTGCGAGTTCAAGCCATGTTTCGTTCAAAGCAAGCACAAGAACAATATAGGAGGATGAAGTTGGAACATGATAAAGCAACG CTGGAATACGAAGGGACTCTCAATCCTGACACTGAGATGGACTAA
- the SR3L gene encoding calmodulin-binding transcription factor SR3L, which translates to MESSVSGRLLGCEIHGFRTMQDLDIPNIMEESKMRWLRPNEIHAILCNHKYFNINVKPVNLPKSGTIVLFDRKMLRNFRRDGYNWKKKKDGKTVKEAHEHLKVGNDERIHVYYAHGEDNTTFVRRCYWLLDKTLEHVVLVHYRETQEVSSNSTVAQGSPAAPVSSGSALSDPADLSASWVLSGELDSAVDQQYSASRHAHLEPNRDMTVQNHEQRLLEINTLEWDDLLAPGDPNKMVATQQAVGKTAYVQHTSYEQRNLCELNGYSFDGGVSSSLERISTFNNSNEITFQTVDGQMTSSFEKNESGVMTVSTGDSLDSLNQDRLQTQDSFGRWMNYLIKDSPESIDDPTPESSVSTGQSYAREQIFNITEILPAWAPSTEETKICVIGQFHGEQSHLESSSLRCVCGDACFPAEVLQPGVYRCIVSPQTPGLVNIYLSFDGNKPISQVMSFEFRAPSVHVWTEPPENKSDWDEFRNQMRLAHLLFSTSKSLNILSSKIHQDLLKDAKKFAGKCSHIIDDWACLIKSIEDKKVSVPHAKDCLFELSLKTRLQEWLLERVVEGCKISEHDEQGQGVIHLCAILGYTWAVYPFSWSGLSLDYRDKYGWTALHWAAYYGREKMVATLLSAGAKPNLVTDPTSENLGGCTASDLASKNGHEGLGAYLAEKALVAQFKDMTLAGNISGSLQTTTESINPGNFTEEELNLKDSLTAYRTAADAAARIQAAFRERALKVRTKAVESSNPEMEARNIIAAMKIQHAFRNYEMQKQLAAAARIQYRFRTWKMRKEFLHMRRQAIKIQAVFRGFQVRRQYRKIIWSVGVLEKALFRWRLKRKGLRGLKLQSTQVTKPDDVEEDFFQASRKQAEERIERSVVRVQAMFRSKQAQEQYRRMKLEHDKATLEYEGTLNPDTEMD; encoded by the exons ATGGAAAGTAGCGTATCAGGACGACTGTTAGGTTGTGAAATTCATGGATTCCGCACTATGCAAG ATTTGGATATTCCCAACATAATGGAGGAATCAAAGATGAGGTGGCTCCGACCAAATGAGATTCATGCAATACTTTGCAACCACAAGTATTTCAACATCAATGTCAAGCCTGTAAACTTGCCTAAAA GTGGCACAATTGTGTTGTTTGATCGTAAGATGCTCAGAAATTTCCGGAGAGATGGATATAactggaagaagaagaaggatgggaaaACTGTCAAAGAAGCTCATGAACACTTAAAA GTTGGTAATGATGAACGAATACACGTATACTATGCACATGGAGAAGATAACACAACCTTTGTTAGAAGATGCTACTGGCTGCTTGACAA GACTCTCGAACACGTAGTCCTTGTCCATTATCGTGAAACTCAAGAG GTTTCTTCCAACAGTACAGTTGCACAGGGTTCTCCAGCTGCCCCAGTTAGTTCTGGTTCGGCATTGTCTGATCCTGCTGATCTGTCTGCTTCTTGGGTTTTATCAGGAGAACTTGATTCAGCTGTTGATCAGCAATATTCCGCTAGCCGACATGCACATTTAG AACCTAACAGGGATATGACCGTCCAAAATCATGAACAGAGGCTACTCGAGATTAACACACTTGAATGGGATGATCTGTTGGCACCTGGTGATCCCAACAAGATGGTTGCTACCCAGCAAG CAGTAGGTAAAACTGCATATGTACAGCACACGTCATATGAGCAACGCAATCTATGTGAATTAAATGGTTACAGCTTCGAT GGTGGTGTCTCCTCTTCTCTTGAGAGAATTTCTACATTCAACAATTCAAATGAGATCACCTTCCAGACAGTGGATGGTCAAATGACTTCAAGTTTTGAGAAGAATGAGTCCGGAGTAATGACAGTGAGCACAGGCGATTCCTTGGATAGTCTGAACCAGGATAGACTTCAAACTCAGGATAGCTTTGGAAGGTGGATGAACTACCTTATCAAGGATTCTCCAGAATCCATAGACGATCCAACTCCCGAATCTTCAGTGTCAACAGGTCAATCATATGCAAGGGAGCAGATATTCAACATAACAGAAATATTGCCTGCGTGGGCTCCTTCAACTGAAGAAACAAAG ATCTGTGTCATTGGGCAATTTCATGGAGAACAATCACATCTAGAAAGTTCTAGCTTGCGTTGTGTTTGTGGAGATGCTTGTTTTCCTGCAGAAGTTCTGCAACCTGGGGTATATCGTTGCATAGTTTCTCCTCAAACCCCTGGACTGGTAAACATTTATTTAAGTTTCGATGGTAATAAACCTATTAGTCAAGTCATGAGCTTTGAGTTTCGAGCTCCTTCAGTACATGTTTGGACAGAACCCCCGGAGAATAAATCTGATTGGGATGAATTTAGAAATCAAATGAGGCTTGCTCATCTGCTGTTCTCTACATCTAAGAGCCTTAATATCCTATCCAGTAAAATACATCAAGATTTGCTGAAAGATGCAAAAAAATTTGCTGGAAAATGTTCTCACATCATTGATGATTGGGCCTGTCTGATCAAATCAATTGAAGACAAGAAAGTCTCTGTCCCACATGCAAAAGACTGCTTGTTTGAGCTCTCTTTGAAAACCAGACTACAGGAATGGCTGTTGGAAAGAGTTGTCGAAGGATGTAAAATCTCAGAACATGACGAGCAAGGTCAAGGAGTGATCCATTTGTGTGCTATCCTAGGCTACACTTGGGCTGTATATCCGTTTTCCTGGTCCGGTTTGTCATTGGATTATCGAGACAAATATGGATGGACAGCTCTCCATTGGGCTGCTTATTATGGAAG GGAAAAAATGGTTGCAACTCTTTTATCTGCTGGAGCAAAACCAAATTTGGTCACAGATCCCACTTCAGAAAACCTTGGTGGATGTACTGCTTCCGATCTTGCATCCAAAAATGGTCATGAGGGTTTGGGGGCTTATCTCGCTGAGAAGGCGTTAGTTGCACAATTTAAGGATATGACATTAGCAGGAAATATCAGTGGTTCACTCCAGACGACTACTGAATCAATAAACCCCGGGAATTTCACAGAGGAAGAGCTAAATCTgaaagatagtttaacagcttaTCGTACAGCTGCAGATGCAGCTGCCCGTATCCAGGCTGCATTCAGGGAGCGTGCTCTGAAAGTGCGGACAAAAGCAGTCGAGTCTTCAAATCCAGAAATGGAAGCACGTAATATAATTGCAGCAATGAAGATTCAGCATGCTTTCCGCAACTATGAGATGCAGAAACAGCTGGCAGCTGCTGCACGAATACAGTATAGGTTTCGAACTTGGAAGATGAGGAAAGAGTTTCTTCACATGCGCCGTCAGGCCATCAAAATTCAA GCTGTGTTCCGGGGTTTCCAAGTCCGAAGACAGTACCGGAAGATAATTTGGTCAGTAGGAGTGCTTGAAAAGGCATTATTTCGATGGCGTTTGAAGAGGAAAGGTCTCCGCGGGCTTAAACTCCAGTCTACTCAAGTAACCAAACCAGATGATGTGGAGGAGGATTTCTTTCAAGCCAGTAGGAAACAAGCTGAAGAGCGTATTGAAAGATCTGTTGTGCGAGTTCAAGCCATGTTTCGTTCAAAGCAAGCACAAGAACAATATAGGAGGATGAAGTTGGAACATGATAAAGCAACG CTGGAATACGAAGGGACTCTCAATCCTGACACTGAGATGGACTAA